The DNA window CGAAAAATTATTCCGCTTATTGCTGGCGGAATTACCGCCGAAAAAAGCCGCGGCGGTGATTGCCGAGCTGACGGGCGTGAATAAAAAAGAGTTGTACCAGAAAGCGCTGGAGATACAGGGGAAGGCGTGATTTTTATGGATTAGGCGGCGGACACCTGGGTGTCCGGTTTAGCTTGGCAGAATTACCTTAATCTGCCTTCGACTTGTCATAAGCTTTCCTTGATTTAATACTTTTTATCAAAGAAATTATTGCAAGAAAAGACATGAAAAAAGTAAAAAAACTCTCAGTCATAGGAGACGATACTGAAATCGCGGCTATTACGAAATAGAGTGCAAAACTAAACAAGTATTCATTTGGCGAGTACCGGTAATTATAGTCCAGTGATTTTCCTGCCAATGTGTCCGAAAAGAAAATGCTTAGCCCTCTTTGGGCAATGTTTTTACGAATATAGTTGTTAGCTTTTCGTCTTGAGAAGGACCAATACACAACATCGTTAGATGGAGCAGCTTTGACCTGAAAGGCTCTGGGTGAGTAAGGGAATTCAATTTTGTTTAATATAAGAGCTTGCGCATCGTTGATATCTTCGATGTTTATCGTTCCATTCAGAAAGCTTCGAGTTGGTCGCATTTTGCTCATTTCATATAACAGTTTCTTCGTAGGCATGCTCATTTACACACCTGTGTCCTTGTTTAAGTCCCGAGTCTAACCCACTGTTAACCAAGCGAAAAGCGCCGGTAATAACATCGTTATCAGGCTATAAACGCGCATGCACACGATCACTCCGCAGTCGTCTTTACACGTTGCGCGCTATCACTTTGAGTAATCTCTTAACTCATTGATTTTAAAGGGGGGATTCTTCGGCATTGGAGGCAATTCGCGCATCGCTATGCTGACACTGGCGCGTAAACGCGCACGATTCCGGCGGTTTCGCTCAATCATCTGGGGGGATATCCAGTACTTCGTGGTTCAATTGAAAGGTTTACATGTAAACTGAAAATTGTTTAGATGTGAACCATTGTGCTGCCTGTGCGGCAAACCCATTATCTGAGCGAGCCAACCCCGTATGGATAAACGTCTCTTCTTTTTACTGAACATGGCGCAGAAGAAGCTCTTCCGTCATGTCGATGCTCTGTGCGAGCGCGAGCTGGATGCATCCGTTACGCAGCTGGCGGCGCTGATGCTTATTTGCCAGCAGCCGGGTTGTTTGCAGAAGGATCTGGCGCAGGCGCTGGAGCTGAATAAATCGGCCGTTACCGGGCTGATTAGCCGTATGGAAAAGAACGGGCTGGTGCAGCGCGGCACTACCGATGATGCGCGTGCGGTGAGCCTGTTTCCGACGGAAGCCGGGCTGGCGAAAACCCGGCAACTGAAGCCGCTGATTACTCAGCTGAATAAGCGCTTTGCTGAGGAATTCAGCGACGACGAACTGCAGGTGGTGCTGCGTTTTCTTAATTTTATTTTGCAGACCTTCTGAGGGGGCTGATATGACCGCATCTATAAATACAAAAACATCGGGACATTTGGCCAGCGCCGGGCAGAACACACTGCCTGCAGGCGAGACTATCCGTATCCGTACTAAAAACGGTGCTGAATTGGCGGCCAAGGTATTCGAGCCGCAGGGCGTGGCCAAAGGTGTGTGCATTATTGCCCCTGCCACGGGCGTGGCGCATTACCTGTACGACGATTTTGCCCGCTGGCTGGCGGGGCAGGGGTATGTGGCGCTCAGCTTCGATTACGAGGGCATGGGCGATTCGGTGCGTGGGCATCTGAAGCACTGCAAAAGCGACAAGCTGAGCTGGGCCAGTAACGATTGCCCGGTGGTGCTGGCGTATGTGAAAGAGCGTTTTGCGGGGCTGGAGCGCATCTGGATCGGCCACAGCGTGGGCGGCCATATGATTGGTTTTATGGGACATAACCCGGATATCGACCGCATTATTACCGTGGGTTCGGGGGTGGGTACCTGGTGGTATAACTCAGCGCCGACCAAGCGTGTGGCCTGGTTTTTGTGGTATTTCCTGGTGCCGGCGGTGGTGCCGGTAGCGGGTTATTTCCCCGGTAAAAAGCTCGGCATTATGACGGATATGCCCAAGGGCGTGATTCTGCAATGGCGGCGCTGGTGCCTGAAAAAAGAATACGCGGTGGGCGCGGAAGGCGATTGGTTGCGTCAGCGGTTTGCTTCGGTAAAAACGCCGATTACATCAGTGGAATTC is part of the Venatoribacter cucullus genome and encodes:
- a CDS encoding MarR family winged helix-turn-helix transcriptional regulator, with translation MDKRLFFLLNMAQKKLFRHVDALCERELDASVTQLAALMLICQQPGCLQKDLAQALELNKSAVTGLISRMEKNGLVQRGTTDDARAVSLFPTEAGLAKTRQLKPLITQLNKRFAEEFSDDELQVVLRFLNFILQTF
- a CDS encoding serine aminopeptidase domain-containing protein produces the protein MTASINTKTSGHLASAGQNTLPAGETIRIRTKNGAELAAKVFEPQGVAKGVCIIAPATGVAHYLYDDFARWLAGQGYVALSFDYEGMGDSVRGHLKHCKSDKLSWASNDCPVVLAYVKERFAGLERIWIGHSVGGHMIGFMGHNPDIDRIITVGSGVGTWWYNSAPTKRVAWFLWYFLVPAVVPVAGYFPGKKLGIMTDMPKGVILQWRRWCLKKEYAVGAEGDWLRQRFASVKTPITSVEFSDDEMMSARSVAMLHSFFTGAPKNHIRVTPQDIGQKRIGHIGWHRQRYAALWDQVFAPVLKGEC